Sequence from the Methanosarcina siciliae T4/M genome:
GCAGATCATGGCATAGCGGTATACCTTGTATTTCGCAAGATGTTTCTCATGTTCCAGAGCCGAGCGAATAACCTCGCTTGCTTCCGTCAGCGAGTAGTCGGTATCAATCTGCAATGTAAGGTCCATGTTTATCCCATAGAATAATTGTTGCTGATACTAAAAATGTTGCTGATACTAAAAATTTATCCTATATCTCTTTTTCTATTTATTAATATATCTTTTTCAATTTATTAATTAGATTTACCTTCCGGAGTCTAAGGGATATGTGACGCATGAGGCTGAGATCAGAACCATAAGTATTTTAATTACGCAAATGTAATTCTATAAATTCTTGGACAGAATTTTTTCTTCTGTTTCCGGATTCTACAGAAGCACAGACCGGTTCTGCTGATTCTATTATTTTGATTCTATTATGTTTATTCTACTATTTTTATTCTATTATTTTGATTCTATTCTTTTGATCATTCGGGTAATCGTTCTTTTAATGCAGGCAGTTACGGTTGATTATAAAAGAGATCAAAAAAAGAAATATCAAAAAATAGGTAAAATAAGATACAGGACAGGTGATATGGATGTACGAAAGTGTGGATTTGGTTAAACCCACACCGTCATCAGTTCCGGGTTACAAGCCGGATTATCCCGGAATTCTCCATGTTCTTATAAATGAACGCTGAAGAGTATGCAAGCAGCATGAACTTGAAGCCCTGGGCAAAGTCCATCTTCATGAACATCAATATCATGCCCGTGAAGAAGGCAAACTGTATGACGCACAGGACCATTCCGGCTGCTGTGAACATTTTCTGACGACTACTATCACTACTATCACTACTGTCTGAATCATCGGATTCTTCTGACATCTTGTTTCTAACCTCGCGAATAAAAGCTCTAAAGAGTGTTTTTTGGTTCTGGTTTCCTTAGTTTTTGTATCTTTTTTGGAATTCGGTTAAGGTAATTCATTTGCAGTTTCCAACCGGCTTAAAAATTGGATAATGCCTCCGCTTTTTAAAACGTATAACGTAACTTCCATGAAGCCATTAAAACGAGATAAAAAGCTGAAAACTTCAAAAGATGCATCTGAAGGTTCGTTAATATTGATCCCTGGGTGCAGCATTACCTTAAAAAACACTCTCCAATTTAGAGACTTTTATACAATCTTACTATTTGAGGCCGATAATATATATAACTTGCGAGAAAAGGAGGGCTGACAGCAAGAATTAAGCTGTTTTTCCGGCTTTTGGCAGGTTCATATTTCAATTGCCGGGATGATTTTTAGCCTTTCGTTCAGGGTATCAAGTCCTCTTTGAAAAGTACAAACAATACCTTCATTTTTCCATCTTTATCAGTCCGGATTTGTTTTTACTTTGTACTCAGAGTAAAAATTTTATAAGAAATATTGGTTCTCAATAGGATACGGGATCAATTGTTCTTCAGGATTTATTTTCAAAAACCGGTAATATCAATAATGAAGTGCAATAATCAGTAAAAAATTACAATAATTTAGCACTATGAAATTAAAGAAGAGAGATTTGAGGGAATAGTTATGAAGAAAATTTTAAAGATAATGGCAATGCTCCTTGTCATTTCCACTGTTGTTTTTGCAGCCGGATGTACCGAAGGGGCAGAGCCTGCAGGAAATGAAACTCCGGAAGATTCCGAACAGGTCCCCCCTGCAACACCTGATACTTCTGGCACGACAGAAGAAACTGTTACTGAAAATATCACAACTGAAAATAACACAACTGAAAATAACACAACTGAAAATAACACAACTGAAAATAACACAACTGAAAATAACACAACTGAAGCTAATGAAACCGTGGAAACAGGGCAGATAGTTACTGAAGCCGACAATGGGACAAGCATAAGTCTCGAAAACGGGGAGAATTTTACCCTCCAGCTTGGGGGAAACCCCACTACAGGTTATTCCTGGGAACTCAACGTGAGCGAGGGGCTCAGTATTCTCAGTGTTGATTATATCCAGGATCCGGCTCCTGAAGGGTATACCGGTGTTTCCGGAATTTATACATGGGTAATTCAAGCCGTGGACCCGGGCACCCAGCAGGTGGATGGAATATACAAGAGGTCCTGGGAGAACACAACCGGGAATGAGGATAACTTTACACTCACTGTTGAGGTTGAGTGAAGGTTTTTTTCTCAGGTTTTTTTCTTTTTTACTTCTTTATTTGAATTTCTTGTGGGGTCGGAGGCTTTTCAGGTTGCAGGAGTTTTTTAAGAGAGGACTTTTAGGTTATGTTTAGCTACTGCGATTCTGTTGCTACTGCGATTCTGTTGCTACTGCGATTCTGTTCCAATGCTGTATGGATGACCTCGCTCACTTCCTGAGGTGAGATCGCCTTTTATATTCACGTTTGAGGGGTATGTTTTTCATGTGAAAATAATTATACTTCATTTTATTATATTAGGCCTTATGCAGTTGAAGGTTTAATCGCACACTTTTGCAACTACTGCTCTCGGAGTACAATTCCAAGCATAGGGTTAATACTTCTAACTCCATCCGTTTTTGTATATTG
This genomic interval carries:
- a CDS encoding protease inhibitor I42 family protein, producing the protein MKKILKIMAMLLVISTVVFAAGCTEGAEPAGNETPEDSEQVPPATPDTSGTTEETVTENITTENNTTENNTTENNTTENNTTENNTTEANETVETGQIVTEADNGTSISLENGENFTLQLGGNPTTGYSWELNVSEGLSILSVDYIQDPAPEGYTGVSGIYTWVIQAVDPGTQQVDGIYKRSWENTTGNEDNFTLTVEVE